A part of Fusarium oxysporum Fo47 chromosome III, complete sequence genomic DNA contains:
- a CDS encoding acyl transferase/acyl hydrolase/lysophospholipase — protein MSTSGGISLSQFQARLTVLQSQHQSLKAADLEMRATQSERCRSSLEKAVKSLFQVINLVRKHDKRLVAWHDRSPHLKSALRLIGIDRRTEHTVNKTTAKLKNGVHKVETQFEYAGQVIGESIDDTTRFQKDFSQISRSGVEENLQAMRAAEAELKQELEDLKYQIQNQDVECSGAMAELRQQIQRLEELTADHDSARAWKNTWGAVTVLAAAGAFAMPFVGISVGIVAGVKTLMNSEQQEALRVQKEQHELLVQSHDSELKSLELQMAQSGRHHDSCAYYMDQIKQIQSANLTIRQESSRAFKTLCEVQMALEKARLNIFEISQELQECQYEKTRRGMAARLNGILQNILEFPAKAKLKAIDQKLIEQATSGIRAISGATAEVMAIVGDIIALHGLGGDWNRTWSSFGYCWLKHTLVPKFPSCRILSLNYPDMLSTLSAHPPDINGLIQDIFRDRRQENRSKSPIIFLGHSFGGTVLKQVYVATHPSNTDDPDYKALHTQIRGYVFFGTIHKDRDMSRAKLEVPEFWRALSRGASGTLGGHSHELEKAMYTTFRVNHAFRRLGGENLLINCFYETKGPGGLSRRVLITQEESTLVARPVPTMPLDLDHQSLVCFKSPRDENLARVLDALDSFMIRAMDVETRLHRSSAPESRGLCLLSLDGGGVKGLFSIIIIDRLMQETRRLEGPGAGHKKPCDYFDLIGGTSTGGLLAIMLGRLQMDTQLCIQAYKSLSKEVFSRKFKVPFLENFRKASNVALSWPWFDGDKLKEAVCRTVKENLLPSDSAMLRQSGCTVEDLTLITDMKSTTYSFVCAVPKYEEKVRRIRSYEPLDQQTNAPAERFKIWEAARATSAAPMYFPHIEAGGVSYFDGGLESNNPVIEVIEEAKQEFPDDKISTVISVGTGAYQASDASAGLTGLMNYMINMATSTEKHHKAVLEDPRFADIRKEGYFRLNGTLELGAIDLAAVERMDEIERLAEAYLSSNEGQQQIGMCAERLVERAKHQ, from the exons ATGTCAACCTCGGGAGGAATCTCATTATCCCAGTTCCAGGCTCGCTTGACTGTGCTGCAATCACAGCACCAGTCCCTCAAAGCAGCCGACTTAGAAATGCGAGCCACACAATCCGAACGATGCCGTTCTTCACTTGAGAAAGCCGTCAAGAGCCTATTCCAAGTCATAAATCTCGTTCGCAAACACGATAAACGTCTAGTTGCATGGCACGACCGCAGTCCACATCTCAAATCGGCTCTTCGTTTAATCGGCATTGATCGACGAACAGAACATACCGTGAACAAGACTACGGCGAAACTCAAGAATGGTGTACATAAAGTCGAGACACAGTTTGAGTACGCCGGGCAAGTCATAGGAGAGAGTATCGATGATACTACACGCTTCCAGAAGGACTTTTCGCAAATTAGTCGGTCTGGAGTTGAGGAGAACCTTCAAGCTATGAgagctgctgaagctgagctgAAGCAGGAGTTAGAGGACCTCAAATATCAGATCCAGAATCAGGATGTTGAGTGTTCTGGGGCAATGGCAGAGTTGAGGCAGCAGATTCAACGGCTTGAGGAGCTCACGGCAGATCATGACTCTGCAAGAGCCTGGAAAAATACCTGGGGAGCG GTCACGGTACTTGCTGCAGCGGGGGCTTTTGCAATGCCATTTGTTGGTATTTCGGTAGGAATAGTAGCCGGTGTCAAAACTCT TATGAATTCCGAACAGCAAGAGGCACTCAGGGTGCAAAAAGAACAAcacgagcttcttgtccaAAGTCACGACTCAGAACTGAAATCGCTTGAACTCCAAATGGCACAATCAGGCCGTCACCACGACAGTTGCGCCTATTACATGGATCAAATCAAGCAGATCCAAAGCGCAAACTTGACTATTCGTCAAGAATCAAGCAGAGCGTTCAAGACCCTTTGCGAAGTGCAGATGGCACTGGAGAAGGCGAGGCTCAACATCTTTGAGATATCACAGGAACTGCAGGAATGTCAATATGAGAAGACTAGGCGCGGGATGGCGGCAAGATTGAATGGGATCTTGCAGAATATTCTGGAATTTCCTGCAAAGGCGAAGTTGAAGGCCATTGATCAGAAGCTCATTGAGCAGGCTACGAGTGGGATAAGGGCTATTTCTGGTGCAACAGCTGAGGTTATGGCCATTGTGGGTGA tatAATCGCTCTTCATGGTCTGGGAGGCGATTGGAATCGTACCTGGAGCTCGTTCGGATACTGCTGGCTCAAACACACTCTCGTACCCAAGTTCCCATCATGCAGAATCCTCTCTCTCAACTATCCAGATATGCTCTCTACTTTGTCAGCACACCCTCCTGACATAAACGGTCTGATTCAGGATATCTTCAGAGACCGCCGTCAAGAAAACCGCTCAAAGTCACCGATTATCTTCCTCGGCCATAGTTTTGGTGGCACTGTTCTCAAGCAGGTGTATGTTGCTACACATCCTTCCAACACAGATGACCCAGACTACAAAGCCCTTCATACCCAGATTCGTGGCTATGTGTTCTTTGGGACAATCCATAAAGACAGAGATATGAGTAGGGCTAAGCTTGAAGTCCCAGAGTTTTGGAGAGCTTTGAGTCGCGGAGCTTCAGGTACATTGGGCGGTCACTCTCATGAGTTGGAAAAGGCAATGTATACCACCTTTCGTGTTAACCATGCCTTTCGTCGGCTCGGTGGAGAGAACCTCCTCATCAATTGCTTCTATGAAACCAAGGGGCCCGGCGGACTGAGT AGACGTGTTCTTATTACTCAGGAAGAGTCAACTCTGGTCGCCCGTCCTGTTCCTACCATGCCCTTGGATCTCGACCACCAGTCCCTCGTTTGCTTCAAAAGTCCACGAGATGAAAACCTCGCTCGTGTCCTCGACGCTCTCGATTCGTTCATGATTCGAGCTATGGACGTCGAAACTCGACTACATAGGTCGAGCGCTCCTGAATCTCGAGGTCTATGTCTTTTGTCACTTGACGGAGGTGGTGTCAAGGGATTATTTAGCATTATCATCATTGATCGGCTGATGCAGGAGACACGACGCCTTGAAGGCCCTGGTGCAGGACATAAAAAGCCCTGCGACTATTTCGACCTTATTGGCGGCACAAGTACAGGAGGTTTGCTAGCAATCATGCTCGGTCGGCTTCAGATGGACACTCAGCTCTGTATTCAAGCTTACAAGTCTCTGTCCAAGGAAGTGTTTTCTAGGAAGTTCAAGGTGCCCTTCCTGGAGAACTTCCGCAAGGCCAGTAATGTTGCTCTAAGCTGGCCATGGTTTGATGGCGATAAACTCAAAGAAGCCGTTTGTCGTACCGTCAAAGAGAACCTTCTTCCCAGTGACTCGGCTATGCTGAGGCAAAGTGGCTGTACAGTGGAGGACCTAACTCTCATCACTGACATGAAGTCTACCACGTACTCTTTCGTCTGCGCCGTGCCTAAGTACGAGGAAAAGGTGAGACGAATTCGATCATATGAACCCCTCGACCAACAAACAAATGCTCCAGCTGAAAGGTTCAAGATCTGGGAAGCTGCACGAGCAACCTCAGCAGCGCCAATGTATTTCCCACACATAGAAGCAGGTGGCGTTTCTTACTTCGATGGTGGACTTGAGAGTAACAACCCCGTGATTGAAGTTATCGAAGAAGCCAAGCAAGAGTTCCCGGATGATAAGATCTCCACCGTGATTAGTGTTGGTACTGGTGCGTACCAAGCCTCAGACGCAAGCGCAGGGCTTACGGGTCTCATGAACTACATGATCAATATGGCCACAAGCACAGAGAAGCATCACAAAGCTGTTCTGGAAGACCCGCGATTTGCAGATATCAGAAAGGAAGGGTACTTTCGACTCAACGGGACACTTGAACTTGGAGCCATTGACCTCGCCGCTGTGGAACGcatggatgagattgaaCGTCTGGCCGAGGCCTATCTGAGTTCCAATGAGGGTCAACAACAAATCGGCATGTGTGCTGAGCGTCTAGTTGAGAGGGCGAAGCACCAGTGA
- a CDS encoding nuclear protein Es2-domain-containing protein codes for MDSSGSGTSNALVRKRTDTDLMPPPPQAKKIKRPKKVLDEDTYTEALSQIIARDFFPGLLQTEIQQEYLDALESKDSAWISSAGRRLQHVMTPGRRNAPLSSQANSFTAGDRTPSTYGGDTPASVTSNVPDPQPRLGANMSLTKFQDTYTSEDNESFYKLVDKQNQKKADKYAWLWRGNKLPSKQMIKQKEVEDRLSQTRSLIDDGFKKDLLAIKDKDDRPARPDSWNANPRNSLMFRPDGLEDGVLTVSQKAEESSKMAPKSIVYENTRMPQPRITPRPPSPTMSAVRDAIAGKPRKDDRDSSIVSGGETPRVNGYAFVDDEDDEDEPILPAPIINLGPGDAAPNPFRLQEQRDRESLHERMVERISQSKKESSRNGLTGRVDKTPVPKFPSSPRVNGGLTPAAQRLWNHGLFSLNLGTTNPPNLAGSQRQQARQYQSPPFNVLLAQGGRISPMRFVDFAIDLAAVLNASRGVAAKHVALRGRQIDTYSRTSSVAAALRKRNAQRSSPTGEKAQNAAGASDEVVYEQAAPAARETKPITETPKQNAPPEVTRTERAPFNSPIPNFRPSPQQQATSEPAKEDDLDLPPGIDVNIFHTARGSKVLDSLRKQGRPGAPPARPGVGGPVKPHPMRDWPPRPPPLEESYEEEPVKPQEPVFKPVEPVEPVEPAEKEPLVEKFVQKKQSEEKPVEQKPVEESSVPEPEKATPLAPTADKKIDEDVIQAAREIAGETTTPSETPYALRESKVPSSRISRIWNYSGLAAGMLGGAMTEGFSRAFGGGGEGSVLLSEKNMERLVAKLSRMRGAALKLGQMMSFQDTKMLPAPIQQVLQRVQDRADYMPAWQRDRVLVANLGPEWRELFSNFEEKPIAAASIGQVHKATLKNGKRVAVKIQFPGVADSINSDLDNLSILLTATKLLPKGLYLNKTIDNARLELGWECDYERELQCAQRYRELLGSSEKDVFMVPNVYPEASGKQVLTMDFMDGIGVTRITSFTQEQRDWIGTQILRLCLREITEFRFMQTDPNWTNFLYNADVNKLELLDFGASREYPDEFVTQYVQLLAAASRSDKAAVKELSESLGYLTGHESRTMVEAHTKSVLTLAEPFLASAPDIYDFKDQTITERVKALIPVMLHERLAPPPEETYSLHRKLSGAFLLCAKLGSKVPYDKTAEGCRIENGIS; via the exons ATGGACTCATCAGGGTCAGGGACCTCAAATGCGCTGGTACGCAAGCGGACAGACACAGACTTGATGCCCCCGCCTCCTCAAGCCAAGAAGATAAAACGACCCAAGAAGGTACTCGACGAAGATACCTACACAGAAGCACTGTCACAAATCATCGCCCGGGACTTCTTCCCAGGACTTCTACAAACTGAGATACAGCAAGAATACCTGGATGCGCTCGAGTCAAAGGATTCTGCCTGGATCTCAAGTGCAGGCCGAAGATTGCAACATGTTATGACACCAGGGCGCCGAAATGCACCTCTCTCATCACAGGCAAATTCTTTCACTGCTGGTGATCGGACACCTTCAACATATGGCGGTGATACGCCAGCTTCAGTTACCTCTAATGTTCCGGATCCGCAACCACGGCTAGGAGCCAACATGAGCCTGACAAAATTTCAAGATACTTACACGAGCGAGGATAATGAAAGCTTTTATAAGCTTGTTGACAAACAGAATCAGAAAAAGGCTGACAAATATGCCTGGCTTTGGCGCGGTAACAAACTACCGTCAAAGCAAATGATCAAACAgaaagaggttgaggatCGACTGAGCCAAACCCGAAGCCTCATAGATGACGGATTCAAGAAGGATTTGCtggccatcaaggacaaAGATGACCGTCCAGCTCGCCCAGATTCCTGGAATGCCAACCCTCGAAACAGTTTGATGTTCAGACCTGACGGGTTAGAGGATGGTGTCCTCACTGTTTCTCAGAAGGCCGAGGAATCTTCAAAGATGGCTCCAAAGTCAATAGTCTACGAGAACACGAGAATGCCACAACCGCGCATCACACCGAGGCCACCATCTCCGACCATGTCAGCGGTGCGAGACGCCATTGCCGGCAAGCCTCGGAAAGATGACCGAGACTCCAGCATCGTTAGCGGAGGCGAGACACCAAGAGTTAATGGGTATGCTTTTGtggacgacgaggatgatgaagatgagccAATCCTCCCTGCTCCTATTATCAATCTAGGCCCGGGAGATGCAGCTCCAAACCCTTTCCGCTTACAAGAGCAACGTGACAGAGAAAGTCTACACGAACGCATGGTGGAGAGGATATCTCAGTCGAAGAAGGAATCCTCAAGGAATGGACTTACAGGGAGAGTTGACAAGACGCCGGTTCCAAAGTTTCCGAGTAGTCCTCGGGTCAATGGTGGACTTACACCTGCAGCACAAAGGCTTTGGA ATCATGGACTTTTTTCATTGAACCTTGGAACCACCAACCCACCAAACCTAGCTGGCAGCCAACGCCAGCAAGCCAGACAATATCAATCACCTCCATTCAATGTGCTTCTGGCCCAAGGAGGCCGTATAAGCCCGATGAGGTTCGTCGACTTCGCAATTGACCTTGCGGCAGTGCTCAATGCCTCTCGAGGTGTCGCCGCTAAGCATGTCGCGCTCCGAGGTCGCCAGATCGATACCTACAGTCGAACTTCGAGTGTTGCCGCGGCATTGAGGAAGCGAAATGCTCAAAGGAGCTCACCGACGGGGGAGAAAGCACAGAATGCTGCGGGGGCGAGCGATGAGGTTGTATACGAGCAAGCTGCACCGGCAGCACGAGAGACGAAACCTATAACCGAGACACCGAAACAAAATGCTCCGCCTGAAGTGACGAGAACCGAAAGAGCACCCTTCAATAGCCCGATCCCCAATTTCAGACCGAGCCCACAGCAACAGGCTACGTCGGAACCGGCGAAAGAGGATGATCTTGATCTACCCCCTGGGATCGATGTCAATATCTTCCATACCGCGAGAGGTTCTAAAGTCCTCGACTCTCTACGAAAGCAAGGTCGACCTGGAGCACCTCCTGCACGCCCCGGAGTTGGGGGTCCTGTGAAGCCACATCCCATGCGAGACTGGCCTCCGCGCCCACCACCCCTCGAAGAGAGCTATGAAGAGGAGCCCGTAAAACCTCAAGAGCCTGTGTTCAAGCCAGTGGAACCCGTAGAGCCTGTGGAGCCAGCTGAGAAGGAACCCCTGGTCGAGAAGTTTGTGCAGAAGAAACAGTCGGAGGAGAAGCCCGTCGAGCAGAAACCGGTGGAGGAAAGCTCCGTGCCTGAACCAGAAAAGGCCACTCCGTTAGCCCCTACAGCCGACAAAAAGATCGACGAGGATGTCATTCAAGCTGCCAGAGAGATTGCTGGGGAGACAACAACGCCCTCAGAGACACCCTATGCTTTACGAGAATCCAAGGTCCCCTCGTCTCGTATCAGCCGAATCTGGAACTATAGTGGTCTTGCAGCAGGTATGTTGGGAGGCGCCATGACCGAAGGCTTCAGTCGAGCCTTTGGCGGTGGTGGCGAGGGATCTGTCCTCCTGAGCGAGAAGAACATGGAGCGTCTGGTTGCAAAGCTCTCGCGCATGCGTGGTGCTGCTTTGAAGCTTGGCCAGATGATGAGTTTCCAGGATACCAAGATGCTGCCTGCCCCCATCCAACAGGTGCTCCAGCGTGTTCAGGATCGCGCTGATTACATGCCTGCCTGGCAGCGTGATCGCGTATTAGTAGCAAACCTTGGTCCTGAGTGGAGAGAGCTCTTCAGCAATTTTGAGGAGAAGCCTATCGCTGCTGCTTCTATTGGGCAGGTTCACAAGGCCACATTAAAGAACGGCAAGCGAGTCGCTGTCAAGATCCAATTCCCTGGTGTTGCTGACTCGATCAACTCGGACCTCGATAACCTAAGCATTCTCCTCACAGCTACCAAGCTACTCCCCAAAGGTCTATACCTCAACAAAACCATCGACAATGCGCGATTAGAGCTTGGCTGGGAATGTGACTACGAGCGAGAGCTTCAGTGCGCTCAACGCTACAGGGAGCTTCTCGGGTCAAGCGAGAAGGATGTTTTTATGGTGCCAAATGTTTATCCTGAGGCATCGGGTAAGCAAGTCTTGACGATGGACTTCATGGATGGTATCGGCGTGACTCGCATCACCTCTTTTACCCAGGAGCAGCGTGACTGGATCGGTACACAGATTCTTCGCCTCTGTCTCCGCGAGATCACCGAGTTCCGTTTCATGCAAACGGACCCAAACTGGACAAATTTCCTCTACAACGCAGATGTCAACAAGCTGGAGCTGCTCGATTTTGGCGCTTCTCGCGAATATCCTGACGAGTTCGTCACACAATATGTGCAGCTTCTCGCTGCGGCTTCACGATCCGACAAGGCCGCTGTAAAGGAGTTGTCAGAGAGCTTAGGTTACCTGACCGGCCATGAGAGTCGCACCATGGTTGAGGCACATACAAAGTCTGTCCTTACACTCGCGGAGCCTTTCCTTGCTAGCGCGCCCGATATTTATGACTTTAAAGACCAGACTATCACAGAGCGTGTCAAAGCTCTCATCCCTGTTATGCTTCACGAGCGACTGGCACCTCCACCAGAAGAGACATACAGTCTGCACCGAAAGCTTAGCGGTGCGTTCCTCCTGTGTGCCAAATTGGGTAGCAAGGTCCCTT ATGATAAAACGGCCGAGGGATGTAGAATAGAAAACGGGATTTCATGA
- a CDS encoding Metallo-dependent phosphatase-like protein yields MAVELKNKGNKAFQAGDYPSAVDFYSQAIKLNDKEPTFFTNRAQAYIKTEAYGYAIADATKAIELNPKLVKAYYRRGLAKTAILRPKEAIDDFKTCVSLDPSNKDARLKLEECKKIVRQLAFFAAIEVGDEPSAAEGLDLDSMVVEPGYDGVRLGDEMTQEFIDDMIERFKTGKKIHRKYVYQIIIAVKKLVYDEPTMVEVEIPSDVKLTVCGDTHGQYFDLMELFRRNGTPDEKHWYLFNGDFVDRGSWSTEIALLLYAYKWLRPNQFFLNRGNHETDDMNRVYGFEGECKAKYNERVFKLFSESFSALALATLIGKKYLVLHGGLFSDDSVTLDDIRKLNRHNQRQPGQAGLMMEMLWTDPQEENGRGPSKRGVGMQFGPDITKKFCEKNGLEAVIRSHEVRMDGYEVQHDGRCITVFSAPRYCDSTENKGAYINIGPDYKLQYEQFDAVPHPDIKPMAYAQSSLMSSLM; encoded by the exons ATGGCTGTCGaactcaagaacaagggaAACAAGGCCTTTCAAGCGGGAGATTATCCCAGTGCCGTAGACTTTTACAGCCAGGCTATTAAGTTGAACGACAAGGAGCCTACATTCTTCACCAACCGAGCCCAA GCATACATCAAAACCGAGGCCTACGGTTATGCCATTGCCGACGCTACAAAGGCTATCGAGCTCAACCCCAAACTTGTCAAG GCGTACTACCGACGAGGACTGGCCAAGACTGCGATCCTCCGACCTAAGGAGGCCATTGACGACTTCAAGACATGTGTGTCTCTCGATCCCAGCAACAAAGATGCCAGACTCAAGCTGGAGGAGTGCAAAAAGATCGTCCGTCAGCTGGCCTTCTTTGCGGCAATCGAGGTCGGCGATGAGCCTTCTGCGGCTGAGGGTCTTGATCTGGACTCCATGGTGGTTGAGCCAGGATATGATGGTGTGCGATTAGGCGACGAGATGACACAAGAGTTCATCGATGATATGATTGAACGTTTCAAGACGGGCAAGAAGATCCACCGGAAATACGTCTACCAAATCATCATCGcggtcaagaagctcgtaTACGACGAGCCCACCATGGTTGAGGTCGAGATTCCCAGCGACGTGAAGCTCACTGTCTGTGGTGACACTCACG GTCAATACTTCGATCTTATGGAGTTGTTCCGCCGTAACGGAACCCCCGACGAGAAGCACTGGTATCTTTTCAACGGTGATTTCGTGGATCGAGGTTCTTGGTCGACTGAGATCGCTCTGCTCCTCTATGCTTACAAGTGGCTGCGACCTAACCAGTTCTTCTTGAACCGTGGTAACCACGAAACGGATGACATGAACCGTGTGTACGGTTTCGAGGGCGAGTGCAAGGCCAAGTATAACGAGCG GGTCTTCAAGCTGTTCTCTGAGAGCTTCTCTGCTCTTGCTCTGGCCACTCTCATCGGCAAGAAGTACCTTGTCCTTCACGGAGGTCTTTTCTCTGATGACAGCGTCACTCTTGACGATATCCGAAAACTCAACCGACACAACCAGCGACAACCCGGTCAAGCTggtttgatgatggagatgctCTGGACCGACCCCCAGGAGGAGAACGGCCGAGGACCCAGCAAGCGTGGTGTCGGTATGCAGTTCGGTCCcgacatcaccaagaagTTCTGTGAGAAGAACGGTCTTGAGGCTGTTATTCGAAGTCACGAGGTTCGCATGGACGGTTATGAGGTGCAGCACGATGGCCGCTGTATTACCG TCTTCTCTGCCCCTCGATACTGTGACTCAACAGAAAACAAGGGTGCCTACATCAACATTGGCCCCGACTACAAACTCCAGTACGAGCAATTTGATGCCGTGCCTCATCCCGACATCAAGCCTATG GCATATGCGCAAAGCTCTCTCATGTCTTCTCTGATGTAG